One window of Tachysurus vachellii isolate PV-2020 chromosome 21, HZAU_Pvac_v1, whole genome shotgun sequence genomic DNA carries:
- the LOC132863979 gene encoding tubulin alpha-1B chain-like, whose translation MPSDKTIGGGDDSFNTFFSETGAGKHVPRAVFVDLEPTVIDEVRTGIYRQLFHPEQLITGKEDAANNYARGHYTIGKELIDLVLDRCRKLADQCTGLQGFLVFHSFGGGTGSGFTSLLLERLSVDYGKKSKLEFSIYPAPQVSTAVVEPYNSILTTHTTLEHSDCAFMVDNEAIYDICRRNLDIERPTYTNLNRLISQIVSSITASLRFDGALNVDLTEFQTNLVPYPRIHFPLATYAPVISAEKAYHEQLSVAEITNACFEPANQMVKCDPRHGKYMACCLLYRGDVVPKDVNAAIGNIKTKRSIQFVDWCPTGFKVGINYQPPTVVPGGDLAKVQRAVCMLSNTTAIAEAWARLDHKFDLMYAKRAFVHWYVGEGMEEGEFSEAREDTAALEKDYEEVGVDSIEGEGEEEGEEY comes from the exons ATGCCCAGCGACAAAACCATTGGAGGTGGAGACGATTCCTTCAACACTTTCTTTAGTGAGACTGGAGCTGGAAAACACGTCCCCAGGGCTGTgtttgtggatctggagcctactGTTATAG atGAGGTGCGTACTGGAATATACCGCCAGCTGTTTCACCCTGAGCAGCTCATCACAGGAAAGGAGGACGCTGCTAACAACTACGCTCGTGGTCATTACACCATTGGCAAGGAGCTGATTGACCTGGTACTGGACAGGTGCCGCAAACTG GCTGACCAGTGTACAGGGCTCCAGGGTTTCCTGGTCTTCCACAGTTTTGGTGGTGGAACCGGTTCTGGTTTCACCTCTTTGCTGTTGGAACGCCTGTCTGTTGACTACGGTAAGAAGTCCAAGCTGGAGTTCTCTATCTACCCAGCTCCCCAGGTGTCTACAGCTGTGGTGGAGCCCTACAACTCCATcctgaccacacacaccaccctagAGCACTCTGACTGTGCCTTTATGGTAGACAATGAAGCCATCTATGACATTTGCCGTAGGAACCTAGATATTGAGCGTCCTACTTACACCAATCTCAATAGGCTTATTAGCCAGATTGTGTCCTCAATCACTGCCTCTCTCCGTTTCGATGGTGCCCTCAATGTCGATCTTACTGAATTCCAGACCAACTTGGTGCCCTACCCCCGTATTCATTTCCCACTGGCCACCTATGCTCCAGTAATCTCTGCAGAGAAGGCTTACCACGAGCAGCTCTCTGTGGCTGAAATCACAAACGCCTGCTTTGAGCCCGCCAATCAGATGGTAAAATGTGACCCACGTCACGGCAAGTACATGGCCTGCTGCCTGCTGTACCGTGGCGATGTGGTGCCCAAAGATGTGAATGCTGCTATCGGCAACATCAAGACAAAGCGCAGCATTCAGTTTGTGGACTGGTGTCCCACTGGGTTCAAGGTGGGCATCAACTACCAGCCCCCCACTGTGGTTCCAGGTGGAGACCTGGCCAAGGTGCAGAGGGCTGTGTGTATGCTGAGCAACACCACAGCCATTGCTGAGGCTTGGGCTCGTCTCGATCACAAGTTTGATCTGATGTACGCCAAGCGTGCCTTCGTGCACTGGTATGTGGGTGAGGGTATGGAGGAGGGCGAGTTCTCTGAGGCCAGAGAGGACACAGCTGCCCTGGAGAAGGATTATGAAGAAGTTGGTGTTGACTCCATTGAAGGTGAGGGAGAAGAAGAGGGAGAGGAGTATTAA